A section of the Acidimicrobiales bacterium genome encodes:
- a CDS encoding DUF222 domain-containing protein: protein WCRSVSWFGTGSAACGGLHLERMGCERAGLESMFAAQRVRRVAMVDDRKLWRADGSKACWAWLWRVCDMSPGAAKTLVNLSSNLRAAPLTKEAFEGGEIDRDRVVELARRAGSGRKPVADMFPQAEEQLLDDAKTLSFEGLGRALRYWESLIDEDGEEAQGDDDFLSRNLHASEFLRGMVRIDGTLDPVGGAIVAGELARIEQELFDADWAAAKAIHGDDTRGEHLTRSPVQRRADALVEMARRSAAYEPRTDSDRQPRPLFSVHIGPDTPSRLCELATGTVIAPGLLVPYLGEADIERIVYGPKSRVIDLSKRAPFFRGGLRRAIELRDRWCTQPGCTKLAEDGQIDHVHPRSHDGETSQENGRARCDTHNRWAWNHEQRHAASNTSDDEPPPTTTPASGLSRNVPPVTIVRRLCGGSRAR, encoded by the coding sequence TGGTGCCGGTCTGTGTCCTGGTTCGGGACTGGTAGCGCCGCTTGTGGCGGTTTGCATCTCGAGAGGATGGGGTGCGAGAGGGCCGGACTGGAGTCGATGTTCGCTGCTCAACGGGTCCGTCGCGTCGCCATGGTCGATGACCGCAAGCTGTGGCGCGCGGATGGCTCGAAGGCGTGTTGGGCGTGGTTGTGGCGGGTCTGTGACATGTCGCCTGGGGCGGCGAAGACGCTGGTGAACCTGTCCAGCAACCTGCGGGCGGCGCCGCTCACCAAGGAGGCGTTCGAGGGCGGGGAGATCGACCGTGATCGTGTGGTGGAGCTGGCTCGACGTGCCGGCTCGGGGCGCAAGCCGGTCGCTGACATGTTCCCGCAAGCCGAGGAGCAACTGCTCGACGACGCCAAGACCCTCTCGTTTGAGGGGTTGGGTCGGGCGTTGCGGTACTGGGAGAGCCTGATCGACGAAGACGGCGAGGAAGCCCAAGGCGACGACGACTTCTTGTCCCGCAACCTGCATGCGTCGGAGTTCCTGCGGGGCATGGTCCGCATCGACGGCACCCTGGACCCGGTCGGCGGCGCGATCGTGGCCGGGGAGCTGGCCCGCATCGAACAAGAGCTCTTCGACGCCGACTGGGCCGCCGCCAAAGCGATCCATGGTGACGACACCCGCGGCGAGCACCTCACCCGCAGCCCGGTGCAACGTCGGGCTGATGCGCTCGTAGAGATGGCCCGGCGCTCCGCCGCCTACGAGCCCCGCACCGATTCCGACAGGCAACCGCGGCCGCTGTTTTCGGTGCACATCGGGCCCGACACACCCAGCCGGCTCTGCGAGCTGGCGACGGGCACGGTGATCGCCCCCGGCCTACTCGTGCCCTATCTGGGTGAGGCCGACATCGAGCGCATCGTCTACGGCCCCAAGTCTCGGGTCATCGACCTGTCCAAACGAGCGCCGTTCTTCCGCGGAGGGCTACGCCGCGCCATCGAACTACGCGACCGATGGTGCACGCAGCCCGGGTGCACCAAGCTCGCAGAGGACGGCCAGATCGACCACGTGCACCCCCGCAGCCACGACGGCGAGACCAGCCAGGAAAACGGCAGAGCCCGATGCGACACCCACAACCGGTGGGCATGGAACCACGAACAACGCCACGCCGCCAGCAACACCAGCGACGACGAACCCCCACCAACCACGACACCAGCTAGTGGGCTGTCGCGGAACGTTCCGCCGGTAACTATCGTCAGGCGACTTTGCGGCGGTTCTCGAGCTCGATGA
- a CDS encoding IS630 family transposase — protein MARPPSVFVRELSPEEAVKLRRISRTSKIFALRQRAQILLASDTRSSCPDIARVLQTDENQVRRVIGDFNTDGMASVRPPIGGGRPRRIDDTARVRIRAIALARPRDLAEPGTRWSLATLRRYLVRHRVVVSISREHLRRVLSSMGITAQRTRTWKWSNDPLYEPKKGWVLAAYQGAEAGTLDGVVVSFDECGPISLKPHAGQGWFPSGRPARQRATYNRTHGVRKLLGAYDVGADRFWGRLEKRSVTAKVTLEFLRDIRRRYPPEVTVYIVMDNLSAHWTPEIRRWAADSNVGLLPTPTNASYLNRIECHFWAYVEFVVNGSDYASWAEFSKASQAYIRRRNRDRHDPRIIELENRRKVA, from the coding sequence GTGGCTCGTCCACCGTCGGTGTTCGTTCGCGAGTTGTCGCCGGAAGAGGCGGTCAAGCTGCGCCGGATCTCGCGGACCTCGAAGATCTTCGCTCTGCGTCAGCGGGCGCAGATCTTGCTGGCCTCGGACACGAGGTCGTCGTGCCCTGACATCGCCCGGGTGCTCCAGACCGATGAGAACCAGGTGCGTCGGGTGATCGGGGACTTCAACACCGATGGGATGGCGTCGGTCCGCCCTCCTATCGGGGGCGGGCGTCCGAGGAGGATCGATGACACGGCCCGAGTTCGGATCCGTGCCATTGCCCTTGCCCGTCCCCGTGATCTCGCAGAGCCAGGAACCCGGTGGTCGTTGGCCACGCTGCGCCGCTACCTGGTCCGCCACCGGGTCGTGGTGTCGATCTCGAGGGAGCACCTGCGGCGGGTGCTCTCCTCGATGGGGATCACCGCCCAGCGCACCCGCACCTGGAAGTGGAGCAACGACCCGCTCTACGAACCCAAGAAGGGCTGGGTGCTGGCCGCCTACCAGGGCGCGGAGGCCGGCACCCTCGACGGCGTCGTGGTCTCCTTCGACGAGTGCGGCCCCATCTCGCTCAAGCCCCACGCCGGGCAGGGCTGGTTCCCATCGGGTCGCCCGGCCCGTCAGCGGGCGACCTACAACCGCACCCACGGTGTCCGCAAGCTGTTGGGCGCGTATGACGTCGGCGCTGATCGGTTCTGGGGGCGGCTGGAGAAGCGCTCGGTGACCGCCAAGGTCACCCTTGAGTTCCTGCGCGACATCCGCCGCCGCTACCCGCCCGAGGTCACGGTCTACATCGTGATGGACAACCTCTCGGCGCACTGGACCCCAGAGATCCGCCGTTGGGCTGCAGACAGCAACGTCGGGCTCCTGCCCACGCCGACCAATGCCAGCTACCTCAACCGCATCGAGTGCCATTTCTGGGCTTACGTCGAGTTCGTGGTCAACGGCAGCGACTACGCCAGCTGGGCCGAGTTCTCCAAAGCCAGCCAGGCCTACATCCGGCGCCGTAACCGCGACCGCCACGATCCCCGCATCATCGAGCTCGAGAACCGCCGCAAAGTCGCCTGA